Proteins found in one Chengkuizengella sediminis genomic segment:
- the eno gene encoding phosphopyruvate hydratase, which yields MTIISDLYAREVLDSRGNPTVEVEVYLESGALGTAIVPSGASTGAYEAVELRDGDNSRYLGKGVIKAVDNVNELIAPELIGWDALDQVGIDQKMIALDGTPNKAKLGANAILAVSMAVARACAQALDLPLYAYLGGFNAKTLPVPMMNIVNGGEHADNNVDIQEFMVLPVGAPSFKEALRTGAEIFHALKKVLKDKGLNTAVGDEGGFAPNLGSNEEAITTIISAIEAAGYKPGEDVMLGMDIASTEFYRDGKYELSGEGKSFTSEEFVDYLAGLVEKYPIISIEDGLAEDDWDGWKLLTEKIGNKVQLVGDDLFVTNTERLSTGIEKGIGNSILVKVNQIGTLTETFDAIEMAKRAGYTAVISHRSGESEDTTIADIAVATNAGQIKTGAPSRTDRVAKYNQLLRIEDELANIAIYGGKEAFYNLK from the coding sequence ATGACTATAATTTCTGATCTTTACGCTCGTGAAGTACTAGATTCAAGAGGAAACCCAACTGTAGAAGTAGAAGTGTATTTAGAATCTGGAGCGCTTGGAACAGCAATCGTACCTTCAGGTGCATCCACAGGGGCTTATGAAGCAGTTGAGCTTCGTGATGGAGATAATAGCCGTTATTTAGGTAAAGGCGTTATTAAAGCGGTAGATAATGTAAATGAACTTATCGCACCAGAATTAATTGGATGGGATGCTTTAGATCAAGTGGGTATTGATCAAAAAATGATCGCACTTGATGGTACACCGAACAAAGCAAAACTTGGAGCGAATGCTATTCTTGCAGTTTCAATGGCAGTAGCTCGTGCTTGTGCTCAAGCATTAGATCTTCCTTTATATGCATACTTAGGTGGTTTCAATGCCAAAACCTTACCCGTTCCAATGATGAACATCGTTAATGGTGGGGAACACGCGGATAATAATGTAGATATTCAAGAATTTATGGTGCTTCCAGTGGGTGCTCCTAGCTTTAAAGAAGCATTACGTACAGGTGCGGAGATTTTCCATGCACTGAAAAAAGTACTAAAAGATAAAGGTTTAAATACTGCTGTAGGTGATGAAGGCGGTTTTGCTCCAAACCTTGGATCTAATGAAGAAGCAATTACAACGATCATTTCTGCAATAGAAGCTGCAGGGTATAAACCAGGTGAAGATGTAATGTTAGGAATGGACATCGCTTCTACTGAATTTTATAGAGACGGTAAATATGAATTATCAGGAGAAGGTAAATCCTTTACTTCAGAAGAATTTGTAGATTACTTAGCTGGTTTAGTTGAAAAGTATCCTATTATCTCCATTGAAGATGGATTAGCTGAAGATGATTGGGACGGATGGAAGTTACTTACTGAAAAAATCGGAAATAAAGTACAGCTTGTTGGGGATGACTTATTTGTAACAAATACAGAACGTCTTTCAACAGGGATTGAAAAAGGAATAGGAAACTCTATTCTAGTTAAAGTGAATCAGATTGGAACTTTAACTGAAACTTTTGATGCTATTGAAATGGCTAAACGTGCTGGTTATACAGCTGTTATTTCACACCGTTCTGGTGAAAGTGAAGATACTACGATTGCTGACATCGCAGTAGCAACAAATGCGGGTCAGATAAAAACAGGTGCTCCATCACGTACGGATCGTGTTGCAAAATACAACCAATTACTTCGCATTGAAGACGAATTGGCAAACATCGCTATTTATGGTGGAAAAGAAGCATTTTATAACTTAAAATAA
- the gpmI gene encoding 2,3-bisphosphoglycerate-independent phosphoglycerate mutase: MSAPKPVALIILDGFGLRNETVGNAVAQANKPNYDRYLVTYPNTTLTAAGEAVGLPEGQMGNSEVGHLNIGAGRTVYQDLTRITKSIKTGEFFENETLLKAVRHAKDNNRKLHLYALLSDGGVHSHQNHLYAMLKMAKKEGLDDVYIHAFLDGRDVAPDSAKAYMEELLKKISEIGVGKIATVQGRYYAMDRDKRWDRVEKSYCAMVYGEGPKYHDPIKAIAESYEQSVYDEFVLPTVIVDRDNNPRGLVETNDAVVFLNFRPDRAIQLSQVFTNKDFRGFDRGEHFPENIYYVSLTLFSETVGGYVAYKPKDLDNTLGEVLAQNNKKQLRAAETEKYPHVTFFFSGGRDVELPGETRLLINSPKVATYDLQPEMSAYELADAVVKEVESDQFDAIILNFANPDMVGHSGKLEPTIKAVEATDECLGKVVEAILAKGGAAVITADHGNADVITDENGRPHTAHTTNPVPLIVTDKSVSLREGGILADIAPTLLELLQLKQPEEMTGTSIIKK; encoded by the coding sequence ATGTCTGCACCTAAACCTGTTGCACTAATTATTTTGGATGGATTTGGACTTCGAAATGAAACAGTAGGTAACGCGGTAGCTCAAGCAAACAAGCCGAATTATGATCGCTACTTAGTAACATATCCAAATACTACACTAACAGCTGCTGGAGAAGCGGTTGGGCTTCCTGAAGGTCAGATGGGAAATTCAGAAGTTGGACATTTGAATATTGGAGCAGGTAGAACTGTCTATCAGGATCTTACACGTATTACAAAATCTATAAAAACAGGCGAATTTTTTGAAAACGAAACATTGTTAAAAGCTGTTCGACATGCAAAAGACAACAATCGAAAATTGCATTTGTATGCTCTTCTCTCAGATGGCGGAGTTCATTCACACCAAAATCATCTATACGCGATGTTGAAGATGGCAAAAAAAGAAGGTCTGGACGATGTATATATACATGCCTTTTTAGATGGTCGTGATGTAGCTCCGGATAGTGCGAAAGCCTACATGGAGGAATTGCTAAAGAAAATAAGTGAAATTGGTGTAGGGAAAATTGCAACGGTTCAAGGGCGTTATTATGCAATGGATCGTGATAAACGCTGGGACAGGGTAGAGAAGTCATATTGTGCCATGGTATATGGTGAAGGGCCAAAATATCATGATCCGATCAAAGCGATTGCAGAATCTTACGAACAATCCGTATACGATGAATTTGTATTGCCAACAGTCATTGTTGATCGTGACAATAATCCACGTGGACTCGTGGAAACGAATGATGCCGTTGTCTTTTTAAATTTTAGACCAGATCGTGCCATTCAATTATCTCAAGTATTTACAAATAAAGATTTCCGTGGATTTGACCGAGGGGAGCATTTTCCGGAAAATATTTATTATGTAAGTTTAACATTGTTTAGTGAAACCGTTGGCGGTTATGTTGCGTATAAACCGAAGGATTTGGATAATACGTTAGGAGAAGTTTTGGCCCAAAATAATAAGAAACAATTAAGAGCAGCTGAAACAGAAAAATATCCTCATGTTACGTTTTTCTTTAGTGGGGGTCGTGATGTTGAACTTCCTGGTGAAACGCGCTTGTTAATTAACTCACCAAAGGTAGCAACCTATGATTTACAACCTGAGATGAGTGCATATGAGTTGGCGGATGCAGTGGTGAAAGAAGTGGAATCTGATCAATTTGATGCCATTATATTAAATTTTGCGAATCCAGATATGGTTGGGCATTCGGGAAAATTAGAACCTACAATTAAGGCTGTTGAAGCTACGGATGAATGTTTGGGTAAAGTCGTTGAAGCAATCCTTGCAAAAGGTGGAGCTGCAGTCATTACAGCAGATCATGGTAATGCGGATGTTATTACTGATGAGAATGGACGCCCTCATACAGCACACACAACCAACCCAGTACCATTGATCGTAACAGATAAAAGTGTATCATTAAGAGAAGGTGGGATATTGGCAGATATTGCACCAACCCTACTAGAACTATTACAATTAAAACAACCTGAAGAAATGACAGGTACATCAATTATTAAAAAATAA
- the tpiA gene encoding triose-phosphate isomerase, protein MREPIIAGNWKMFKTVSEAEAFINEVKGNAEIEGVESVICAPFTNLPALVEAVKGTKIKIGAQNLHWEENGAFTGEISGAMLQDLGVNYVIIGHSERRAYFAETDETVNKKVHAAFKYHLTPIVCVGEKLEEREAGQTKEVCKLQVNEAFKGLSKEQAAQVVVAYEPIWAIGTGKSSTAEDANEVITYIREQLIALFDVETANQVRIQYGGSVKPNNVREYMNQLSIDGALVGGASLDPASFTQLVEGAK, encoded by the coding sequence ATGAGAGAGCCTATTATTGCTGGAAACTGGAAAATGTTTAAAACAGTAAGTGAAGCAGAAGCTTTTATCAACGAAGTAAAAGGTAATGCAGAGATTGAAGGGGTGGAAAGCGTCATTTGTGCTCCTTTTACAAACCTTCCTGCTTTAGTAGAAGCTGTGAAAGGTACGAAAATAAAAATAGGTGCACAAAACTTACATTGGGAAGAGAATGGTGCTTTTACGGGTGAAATCAGTGGAGCCATGTTACAAGATTTAGGTGTGAATTACGTTATCATTGGACACTCTGAAAGAAGAGCTTATTTTGCAGAAACAGATGAAACAGTGAATAAAAAAGTACATGCGGCATTTAAATATCATCTTACTCCAATTGTATGTGTAGGTGAAAAATTAGAGGAAAGAGAAGCAGGTCAAACGAAAGAGGTTTGTAAGCTGCAAGTAAACGAAGCTTTCAAAGGACTTTCCAAAGAGCAAGCAGCTCAAGTAGTGGTTGCTTATGAACCGATTTGGGCTATTGGAACAGGCAAATCCTCAACAGCGGAAGATGCGAACGAAGTGATTACCTATATTAGAGAACAACTTATAGCTTTATTTGATGTTGAAACTGCCAATCAAGTGCGTATTCAATATGGTGGAAGTGTAAAACCAAATAACGTTCGTGAATATATGAATCAATTAAGTATTGATGGAGCACTTGTAGGTGGAGCGAGTTTAGACCCTGCTTCCTTCACTCAATTAGTTGAGGGGGCAAAGTAA
- a CDS encoding phosphoglycerate kinase, giving the protein MNKQSIRDVDVNGKKVFVRVDFNVPLKDGRITDDTRIRATLPTIQHLVEQGAKVILASHLGRPKGNVVEEMRLTPAAERLSKLIGKPVKKLDEAFGPAVQAEIDQLNNGDIVVLENTRFYAGEEKNDPELAKAFADLADLYVNDAFGAAHRAHASTEGIAKHIPAVAGFLMEKELEVLGKALNNPERPFTAIVGGAKVKDKIDVINKLIEIADDIIIGGGLAYTFIKAQGNEIGKSLVDNEKLDLALEFIQKAKDKGVNFHLPVDVVVTDDFSADANTQIVNIDEIPADWEGIDIGPKSREKYKEIILNSKLVVWNGPMGVFEIQPFSHGTKAVAQACAETSGYTVIGGGDSAAAVEKFDFADKMDHISTGGGASLEFMEGKALPGVVALNDK; this is encoded by the coding sequence ATGAATAAACAAAGTATTCGTGATGTAGATGTAAATGGAAAAAAAGTTTTTGTACGCGTAGATTTTAATGTGCCTTTGAAGGATGGAAGGATCACAGATGACACACGTATTCGTGCAACATTGCCAACCATTCAACACTTGGTGGAGCAAGGTGCAAAAGTGATACTTGCAAGTCATTTAGGACGTCCTAAAGGTAATGTAGTTGAGGAAATGAGATTGACACCTGCTGCGGAACGGTTATCTAAGCTTATTGGAAAACCAGTAAAAAAATTAGATGAAGCTTTCGGACCTGCGGTTCAAGCCGAAATTGATCAATTAAATAACGGGGATATTGTTGTATTAGAAAATACTCGTTTTTATGCGGGTGAAGAAAAAAATGATCCTGAATTGGCCAAAGCTTTTGCTGATTTAGCAGACTTATATGTGAATGATGCTTTTGGAGCAGCTCATAGAGCGCATGCTTCAACAGAAGGAATTGCCAAACACATCCCAGCAGTTGCAGGATTTTTAATGGAAAAAGAGCTTGAAGTTTTAGGGAAAGCATTAAATAATCCAGAGCGACCATTCACAGCGATTGTGGGTGGGGCAAAAGTAAAAGATAAAATTGACGTTATTAATAAGTTAATTGAAATTGCGGATGACATTATCATCGGCGGTGGACTAGCTTATACGTTTATTAAAGCCCAAGGAAATGAGATTGGTAAATCATTAGTGGATAATGAGAAGTTGGATCTAGCTTTAGAATTTATTCAAAAGGCGAAAGATAAAGGTGTAAATTTCCACCTTCCAGTTGATGTTGTTGTGACTGATGATTTCAGTGCAGATGCAAATACGCAAATCGTGAATATAGATGAAATTCCAGCCGATTGGGAAGGCATAGATATCGGACCAAAATCACGAGAAAAATATAAAGAAATTATTTTGAATTCTAAATTAGTCGTATGGAATGGGCCAATGGGTGTGTTTGAAATCCAACCTTTTTCTCACGGTACAAAAGCCGTAGCACAAGCTTGTGCGGAAACATCCGGTTACACTGTCATTGGTGGAGGAGATTCTGCAGCGGCTGTAGAGAAATTTGATTTTGCTGATAAAATGGATCATATTTCAACAGGTGGAGGTGCTTCTCTTGAATTTATGGAAGGAAAAGCATTGCCAGGTGTTGTTGCTTTGAACGATAAGTAA